A single region of the Neodiprion pinetum isolate iyNeoPine1 chromosome 5, iyNeoPine1.2, whole genome shotgun sequence genome encodes:
- the Ndc80 gene encoding uncharacterized protein Ndc80 codes for MEKKSVGDRLSANPVRISLIDKEDRRRTQSLKSRAAASEETHIPRARFRSSSTDVQGRKSSLKPPARIQSSQHGYGTPQPNAVTPNTSRSSSAVRSLHPPSGSTVRGRSPSAERASNIGLKISCKDNRPLTDRAFQAEMLGKIDSYFRSIEQTSLLNSNGSLKPVTLKIFVQVTDLLAKLLDVKHALTIANYVEELPKIGKKLHYPGQITKSWLKTANAMHSWPQVLGWVSWLVECCVVKDLAADHFQLDHLPFLEADTGAKFNKMKFQFLLNAYKAWNEEKPNEEAALTEEFLQKVANSQGVTETDIENAVAESKSEATKLEDAKATGQALDEELRQLEEELRALRNEEAMQDTRIREQQSAEKKYLMEAEQLREESKILCKTLQQQKLRQEELREQINSQPMSAVQRDDIVERCLIMRNQMLEFDKHLNDLEKEIYTLDIKLASSRNILTKAVFSYNKDIYLQLIKESNLDLDDFAMPVTGILNPKIMDELNRKVTLMSSLHKNIEERLKKTESIIERDEKILDSLIEEKAALDEKKQNRLAKVNECKRSVKAIKAAAKAEEIELKESMENLKHNIKEILNKMPNAELEERELEEAREKLEALSRRKAYLEESAHLFFEQFYETLANHRTKLAALFTEGSDLQNSEDHSPE; via the exons ATGGAGAAAAAGTCCGTAGGTGATAGACTGTCGGCAAATCCCGTAAGAATATCACTGATCGATAAAGAGGATAGAAGAAGAACGCAATCCTTGAAATCAAGAGCAGCTGCATCCGAAGAGACACATATTCCTAGGGCGCGTTTCAGATCTTCGTCAACCGATGTTCAAGGCAGAAAGTCAAGTTTAAAACCACCAG cgAGAATTCAGTCCTCTCAGCATGGATACGGGACTCCCCAACCAAACGCTGTTACTCCAAATACGAGCCGAAGTAGTAGCGCTGTCAGATCGCTACATCCACCATCGGGCAGCACCGTGCGAGGAAGATCGCCGTCGGCAGAGAGAGCGAGCAATATAGGCCTGAAGATATCTTGCAAAGACAATCGACCATTGACAGACAGGGCTTTCCAAGCCGAAATGCTTGGCAAAATTGATTCCTATTTTCGGTCGATCGAGCAAACGTCTCTGCTAAACAGTAACGGTAGTCTGAAACCGGTAACGCTCAAGATCTTTGTTCAGGTAACAGATTTACTAGCCAAACTGTTGGACGTCAAGCATGCATTAACGATCGCGAACTACGTTGAGGAGCTGCCAAAGATTGGCAAGAAGCTTCATTATCCAGGGCAGATAACCAAATCTTGGCTAAAAACTGCAAATGCTATGCATTCCTGGCCTCAGGTTTTAGGATGGGTCTCTTGGCTGGTTGAATGCTGCGTAGTCAAGGATCTGGCCGCAGATCATTTTCAGTTGGATCATTTGCCATTTTTAGAAGCAGACACTGGGGCGAAATTCAACAAAATGAAGTTCCAATTTCTGTTGAACGCTTACAAAGCTTGGAACGAGGAGAAGCCGAACGAAGAGGCAGCTCTGACCGAAGAGTTTTTACAAAAGGTTGCAAACTCGCAGGGTGTTACAGAAACTGATATAGAAAATGCTGTTGCAGAGAGCAAAAGCGAGGCAACGAAGCTGGAAGATGCGAAAGCGACTGGCCAAGCGCTCGATGAAGAATTAAGGCAGCTTGAGGAAGAATTGAGAGCCTTGAGGAACGAAGAGGCTATGCAGGACACTCGCATCAGGGAGCAACAAAGTGCTGAGAAAAAGTATTTAATGGAAGCTGAGCAGTTGCGAGAGGAAAGTAAAATCCTATGCAAAACATTACAGCAGCAAAAATTGAGACAAGAAGAGCTCAGGGAACAAATTAACTCGCAACCAATGTCAGCTGTCCAGAGAGACGACATTGTCGAACGTTGTCTCATTATGCGAAACCAAATGCTTGAATTTGATAAGCACTTGAATGATCTGGAGAAAGAGATTTACACGCTGGATATCAAACTAGCTTCGAGTAGAAATATTTTGACCAAGGCCGTTTTCAGTTATAACAAAGACATTTACCTACAACTAATTAAGGAATCAAACCTTGATTTGGATGACTTTGCGATGCCAGTTACCGGTATACTGAATCCGAAAATCATGGACGAACTGAACAGAAAAGTAACTTTGATGTCTTCTTTACACAAAAATATAGAAGAGCGTCTCAAAAAAACAGAATCTATAAtagaaagagatgaaaaaatattggataGCCTTATAGAGGAGAAAGCGGCGCTTGATGAGAAAAAGCAGAATCGCCTTGCCAAAGTAAACGAATGTAAGAGATCTGTAAAGGCAATAAAAGCTGCAGCCAAGGCGGAAGAAATCGAATTGAAAGAGTCGATGGAAAATCTTAAACATAATATCAAAGAAATATTGAACAAAATGCCCAATGCTGAACTGGAAGAAAGGGAATTGGAAGAAGCcagagaaaaattagaagccCTTAGTCGGAGAAAGGCCTATTTGGAAGAATCAGCTCATTTATTCTTTGAGCAGTTTTATGAGACGCTCGCCAATCACAGAACCAAATTGGCAGCTCTTTTCACAGAAGGTTCGGATCTCCAAAATTCCGAGGATCACTCTCCAGAATAA
- the LOC124218948 gene encoding uncharacterized protein isoform X2, translating into MFKIPIAYLINMSSKVNTERKAIALKSKRESSEGDKQVVLPVSKQLSNTAPPGDVLVFDNCSTTVQVTVKTKGRKRTSTMVSGSPTNHKAIEEKKKASGNGEHHHNWGRILGDQNRIAMKQNLQQSLQQYAARTHTSKSTRQSTTDSKEARKLLEVHRSQRYELGVASKHLDEIPTKQDPPSKKSSDHMKTHIPASTMPSSTSIASSMESIVVVDRAVQCGGIFDCSNDRFGVFNPVRTLGFLMKELEGLVRDERSSKILSEMEQALLRIPTEPGKPTPADVDAIALRVQLEASTAKLESTSQKLNATCESLREQRDSLQQQVQKQTSLLEDARHRETVLESDLKRVQTKLDEATTMASSAQKIISELKDDTKRIETLQKVIADLRTELNDQIELAQQRFMEGQYLRLEKEKLLVLSAYKDSQLAQHRTAVKELQILITEQLTELRETYKNTEDSPDRHSSMLHAGKACSSPTPTSSEHSNTIQPWHGLSDISLSTVEPNTHNFGDQKAVTSQVKNSSFHGEMAGDSERKRTVKDVKTQLEFISLPGGETGETSRTMSLPIYKGEESKRHSNAGIGDEGEASCDKSNDLSDIVAGIAEVEKPTTTDETDGKNFEKRDQNGIRSLFKPRKSPLEKTRKHRSNKDHSRNKSVARDIPTQNKEYSSGNPIDISIKEQFQNIFKDIRQQSRIPVNIPSPPRHYPHSDWSDSSLPSISGVSESNIA; encoded by the exons ATGTTTAAGATTCCCATTGCCTACTTAAT CAATATGAGCAGTAAAGTGAACACAGAAAGAAAAGCCATTGCTCTGAAAAGTAAGAGAGAATCTTCAGAAGGTGATAAACAAGTGGTTCTACCAGTCAGCAAACAG CTTTCGAATACAGCACCTCCGGGTGACGTCTTGGTTTTTGATAATTGCAGTACGACGGTGCAAGTAACCGTTAAAACAAAGGGTCGCAAGCGTACTTCCACAATGGTCAGCGGTAGCCCAACAAACCACAAAGCAAttgaggaaaagaaaaaggcaAGTGGTAACGGGGAACATCATCACAATTGGGGAAGAATATTAGGAGATCAAAATCGCATTGCCATGAAACAGAATCTCCAGCAAAGTCTGCAACAGTATGCAGCTAGGACTCATACTTCCAAGTCAACCAGACAGAGTACAACGGACTCCAAGGAGGCCAGAAAATTGCTGGAAGTTCACAGGTCGCAAAGATACGAGCTAGGT GTCGCCAGTAAACATCTTGACGAAATTCCCACCAAGCAAGATCCACCGTCCAAAAAGTCTTCCGATCATATGAAAACGCATATTCCTGCTTCCACAATGCCTTCGTCAACCTCAATCGCGAGTAGTATGGAATCCATTGTCGTGGTTGATAGAGCAGTTCAATGCGGAGGTATCTTTGATTGCTCTAACGACAGATTTGGGGTATTCAATCCTGTTCGTACTTTGGGATTCTTGATGAAGGAGCTCGAAGGACTTGTTAGAGATGAGAGATCGAGCAAAATTCTTTCTGAAATGGAACAAGCTCTATTGCGGATACCAACAGAGCCTGGAAAACCGACGCCTGCG gACGTTGACGCCATAGCACTCAGAGTACAATTGGAAGCAAGTACGGCAAAACTGGAATCAACAAGCCAGAAATTGAATGCAACTTGCGAAAGCTTGCGCGAGCAGAGAGATTCTCTGCAACA aCAAGTTCAAAAGCAGACTTCACTTTTGGAGGATGCCCGACATCGAGAGACAGTGTTGGAATCAGACTTGAAAAGAGTTCAAACGAAACTGGATGAGGCAACAACAATGGCTTCGTCGGcccaaaaaataattagtgaGTTGAAAGATGATACCAAAAGAATAGAAACGCTGCAGAAAGTTATTGCAGATCTCAGAACTGAACTGAACGACCAAATTGAGCTTGCACAGCAGCGATTTATGGAAGGACAGTACCTTAGattggagaaagaaaaattattagttCTATCAGCCTATAAAGATTCGCAACTAGCCCAACACCGCACAGCCGTCAA AGAACTTCAAATCCTGATAACTGAACAACTGACTGAGTTGCGCGAGACGTACAAAAACACAGAAGACTCCCCGGACCGTCACAGCTCGATGCTCCATGCAGGAAAGGCTTGTTCGTCTCCTACGCCAACTTCTTCCGAGCATTCCAACACTATTCAACCCTGGCATGGTCTGTCGGATATTTCGTTGTCAACTGTCGAACCGAACACTCATAATTTTGGTGATCAAAAGGCTGTAACGAGTCAAGTTAAAAATTCGTCTTTTCATGGAGAAATGGCTGGGGATTCGGAGAGGAAGCGAACGGTGAAAGACGTAAAAACACAACTGGAATTTATCAGTTTGCCTGGTGGTGAAACTGGTGAAACTTCGCGTACAATGTCGTTACCTATTTATAAAGGCGAGGAATCAAAACGCCACAGCAATGCAG GAATCGGAGATGAGGGTGAAGCAAGTTGTGATAAGAGTAATGATTTGTCCGATATTGTTGCTGGGATAGCGGAAGTAGAGAAGCCTACAACAACTGATGAaacggatggaaaaaattttgaaaaaagggatCAAAATGGCATTCGAAGTTTGTTCAAACCAAGAAAGTCTCCATTAGAAAAAACTAGGAAACATCGATCTAATAAAGATCATTCTAGGAATAAATCTGTAGCTAGAGATATTCCCACACAAAATAAGGAATATTCTTCGGGAAATCCAATAGATATTAGCATAAAGGAGCAGTTCCAAAATATCTTCAAAGACATCAGACAACAAAGCCGCATACCTGTTAATATTCCAAGTCCCCCGCGGCATTATCCTCATTCTGACTGGAGCGACAGTTCTTTACCAAGTATCAGTGGTGTTTCAGAATCTAATATTGCTTAG
- the LOC124218948 gene encoding uncharacterized protein isoform X1: MFKIPIAYLINMSSKVNTERKAIALKSKRESSEGDKQVVLPVSKQLSNTAPPGDVLVFDNCSTTVQVTVKTKGRKRTSTMVSGSPTNHKAIEEKKKASGNGEHHHNWGRILGDQNRIAMKQNLQQSLQQYAARTHTSKSTRQSTTDSKEARKLLEVHRSQRYELGQVASKHLDEIPTKQDPPSKKSSDHMKTHIPASTMPSSTSIASSMESIVVVDRAVQCGGIFDCSNDRFGVFNPVRTLGFLMKELEGLVRDERSSKILSEMEQALLRIPTEPGKPTPADVDAIALRVQLEASTAKLESTSQKLNATCESLREQRDSLQQQVQKQTSLLEDARHRETVLESDLKRVQTKLDEATTMASSAQKIISELKDDTKRIETLQKVIADLRTELNDQIELAQQRFMEGQYLRLEKEKLLVLSAYKDSQLAQHRTAVKELQILITEQLTELRETYKNTEDSPDRHSSMLHAGKACSSPTPTSSEHSNTIQPWHGLSDISLSTVEPNTHNFGDQKAVTSQVKNSSFHGEMAGDSERKRTVKDVKTQLEFISLPGGETGETSRTMSLPIYKGEESKRHSNAGIGDEGEASCDKSNDLSDIVAGIAEVEKPTTTDETDGKNFEKRDQNGIRSLFKPRKSPLEKTRKHRSNKDHSRNKSVARDIPTQNKEYSSGNPIDISIKEQFQNIFKDIRQQSRIPVNIPSPPRHYPHSDWSDSSLPSISGVSESNIA; encoded by the exons ATGTTTAAGATTCCCATTGCCTACTTAAT CAATATGAGCAGTAAAGTGAACACAGAAAGAAAAGCCATTGCTCTGAAAAGTAAGAGAGAATCTTCAGAAGGTGATAAACAAGTGGTTCTACCAGTCAGCAAACAG CTTTCGAATACAGCACCTCCGGGTGACGTCTTGGTTTTTGATAATTGCAGTACGACGGTGCAAGTAACCGTTAAAACAAAGGGTCGCAAGCGTACTTCCACAATGGTCAGCGGTAGCCCAACAAACCACAAAGCAAttgaggaaaagaaaaaggcaAGTGGTAACGGGGAACATCATCACAATTGGGGAAGAATATTAGGAGATCAAAATCGCATTGCCATGAAACAGAATCTCCAGCAAAGTCTGCAACAGTATGCAGCTAGGACTCATACTTCCAAGTCAACCAGACAGAGTACAACGGACTCCAAGGAGGCCAGAAAATTGCTGGAAGTTCACAGGTCGCAAAGATACGAGCTAGGT CAGGTCGCCAGTAAACATCTTGACGAAATTCCCACCAAGCAAGATCCACCGTCCAAAAAGTCTTCCGATCATATGAAAACGCATATTCCTGCTTCCACAATGCCTTCGTCAACCTCAATCGCGAGTAGTATGGAATCCATTGTCGTGGTTGATAGAGCAGTTCAATGCGGAGGTATCTTTGATTGCTCTAACGACAGATTTGGGGTATTCAATCCTGTTCGTACTTTGGGATTCTTGATGAAGGAGCTCGAAGGACTTGTTAGAGATGAGAGATCGAGCAAAATTCTTTCTGAAATGGAACAAGCTCTATTGCGGATACCAACAGAGCCTGGAAAACCGACGCCTGCG gACGTTGACGCCATAGCACTCAGAGTACAATTGGAAGCAAGTACGGCAAAACTGGAATCAACAAGCCAGAAATTGAATGCAACTTGCGAAAGCTTGCGCGAGCAGAGAGATTCTCTGCAACA aCAAGTTCAAAAGCAGACTTCACTTTTGGAGGATGCCCGACATCGAGAGACAGTGTTGGAATCAGACTTGAAAAGAGTTCAAACGAAACTGGATGAGGCAACAACAATGGCTTCGTCGGcccaaaaaataattagtgaGTTGAAAGATGATACCAAAAGAATAGAAACGCTGCAGAAAGTTATTGCAGATCTCAGAACTGAACTGAACGACCAAATTGAGCTTGCACAGCAGCGATTTATGGAAGGACAGTACCTTAGattggagaaagaaaaattattagttCTATCAGCCTATAAAGATTCGCAACTAGCCCAACACCGCACAGCCGTCAA AGAACTTCAAATCCTGATAACTGAACAACTGACTGAGTTGCGCGAGACGTACAAAAACACAGAAGACTCCCCGGACCGTCACAGCTCGATGCTCCATGCAGGAAAGGCTTGTTCGTCTCCTACGCCAACTTCTTCCGAGCATTCCAACACTATTCAACCCTGGCATGGTCTGTCGGATATTTCGTTGTCAACTGTCGAACCGAACACTCATAATTTTGGTGATCAAAAGGCTGTAACGAGTCAAGTTAAAAATTCGTCTTTTCATGGAGAAATGGCTGGGGATTCGGAGAGGAAGCGAACGGTGAAAGACGTAAAAACACAACTGGAATTTATCAGTTTGCCTGGTGGTGAAACTGGTGAAACTTCGCGTACAATGTCGTTACCTATTTATAAAGGCGAGGAATCAAAACGCCACAGCAATGCAG GAATCGGAGATGAGGGTGAAGCAAGTTGTGATAAGAGTAATGATTTGTCCGATATTGTTGCTGGGATAGCGGAAGTAGAGAAGCCTACAACAACTGATGAaacggatggaaaaaattttgaaaaaagggatCAAAATGGCATTCGAAGTTTGTTCAAACCAAGAAAGTCTCCATTAGAAAAAACTAGGAAACATCGATCTAATAAAGATCATTCTAGGAATAAATCTGTAGCTAGAGATATTCCCACACAAAATAAGGAATATTCTTCGGGAAATCCAATAGATATTAGCATAAAGGAGCAGTTCCAAAATATCTTCAAAGACATCAGACAACAAAGCCGCATACCTGTTAATATTCCAAGTCCCCCGCGGCATTATCCTCATTCTGACTGGAGCGACAGTTCTTTACCAAGTATCAGTGGTGTTTCAGAATCTAATATTGCTTAG
- the LOC138191001 gene encoding ribokinase-like, with translation MCGEKFVTSNGGKGANQCVAAARLGASTALIASLGADSLGKEYFEKLKLENVNVSKVHLREGIHSGIAQITVADSGENTIIIVPGANTLLSPEDVDDAEELIKNAKVLLCQFEVPTAPTLQALKLFKGRGLSILNGAPAMPNPDPELLKSCDIFCVNETEAEIMTGVPVTGLYESQIAVNKLLQKECNAVLLTLGALGAVYASQSNPNVIHIPTEKVTAIDTTGAGDAFLGSFAYFAAYHAGLSIDQIAKRACFVASQSVLRIGTQSSFPYKQDLPADLFSR, from the exons ATGTGTGGCGAAAAGTTTGTCACTAGTAACGGTGGAAAGGGAGCAAACCAGTGCGTTGCTGCCGCAAGACTAGGTGCTTCGACAGCCTTAATCGCATCG CTAGGTGCCGATAGCTTGGGAAAGGAATACTTTGAGAAACTAAAGCTAGAGAATGTAAATGTATCGAAGGTGCATCTGCGCGAAGGCATACACAGCGGCATTGCGCAAATTACTGTAGCTGATAGCG gCGAAAATACCATAATCATTGTCCCTGGAGCGAACACACTTCTAAGTCCTGAAGATGTCGACGATGCCGAGGAACTGATCAAAAACGCCAAGGTTTTGCTATGCCAATTTGAAGTACCGACAGCACCTACGCTGCAAGCTTTGAAACTATTCAAAGGCCGTG GTCTATCTATTTTGAACGGTGCTCCAGCTATGCCAAATCCAGATCCAGAGTTGTTAAAATCCTGTGACATTTTTTGTGTGAATGAAACAGAG GCTGAGATTATGACCGGGGTTCCAGTAACTGGATTATACGAGTCACAAATTGCTGTGAACAAACTTTTACAAAAAGAGTGTAACGCGGTTCTGTTAACACTCGGCGCCCTAGGAGCAGTTTATGCCTCTCAAAGTAATCCAAATGTAATCCACATTCCGACGGAGAAAGTCACAGCTATCGACACTACT GGAGCTGGTGACGCTTTTCTAGGATCATTCGCTTATTTCGCTGCATACCATGCTGGTTTGTCCATAGATCAGATAGCGAAGAGAGCGTGTTTCGTCGCGTCTCAATCTGTTTTGAGGATTGGTACTCAATCGAGTTTTCCATACAAACAAGATCTTCCAGCAGATTTATTCTCTCGATAA
- the LOC124218948 gene encoding uncharacterized protein isoform X3 yields MSSKVNTERKAIALKSKRESSEGDKQVVLPVSKQLSNTAPPGDVLVFDNCSTTVQVTVKTKGRKRTSTMVSGSPTNHKAIEEKKKASGNGEHHHNWGRILGDQNRIAMKQNLQQSLQQYAARTHTSKSTRQSTTDSKEARKLLEVHRSQRYELGQVASKHLDEIPTKQDPPSKKSSDHMKTHIPASTMPSSTSIASSMESIVVVDRAVQCGGIFDCSNDRFGVFNPVRTLGFLMKELEGLVRDERSSKILSEMEQALLRIPTEPGKPTPADVDAIALRVQLEASTAKLESTSQKLNATCESLREQRDSLQQQVQKQTSLLEDARHRETVLESDLKRVQTKLDEATTMASSAQKIISELKDDTKRIETLQKVIADLRTELNDQIELAQQRFMEGQYLRLEKEKLLVLSAYKDSQLAQHRTAVKELQILITEQLTELRETYKNTEDSPDRHSSMLHAGKACSSPTPTSSEHSNTIQPWHGLSDISLSTVEPNTHNFGDQKAVTSQVKNSSFHGEMAGDSERKRTVKDVKTQLEFISLPGGETGETSRTMSLPIYKGEESKRHSNAGIGDEGEASCDKSNDLSDIVAGIAEVEKPTTTDETDGKNFEKRDQNGIRSLFKPRKSPLEKTRKHRSNKDHSRNKSVARDIPTQNKEYSSGNPIDISIKEQFQNIFKDIRQQSRIPVNIPSPPRHYPHSDWSDSSLPSISGVSESNIA; encoded by the exons ATGAGCAGTAAAGTGAACACAGAAAGAAAAGCCATTGCTCTGAAAAGTAAGAGAGAATCTTCAGAAGGTGATAAACAAGTGGTTCTACCAGTCAGCAAACAG CTTTCGAATACAGCACCTCCGGGTGACGTCTTGGTTTTTGATAATTGCAGTACGACGGTGCAAGTAACCGTTAAAACAAAGGGTCGCAAGCGTACTTCCACAATGGTCAGCGGTAGCCCAACAAACCACAAAGCAAttgaggaaaagaaaaaggcaAGTGGTAACGGGGAACATCATCACAATTGGGGAAGAATATTAGGAGATCAAAATCGCATTGCCATGAAACAGAATCTCCAGCAAAGTCTGCAACAGTATGCAGCTAGGACTCATACTTCCAAGTCAACCAGACAGAGTACAACGGACTCCAAGGAGGCCAGAAAATTGCTGGAAGTTCACAGGTCGCAAAGATACGAGCTAGGT CAGGTCGCCAGTAAACATCTTGACGAAATTCCCACCAAGCAAGATCCACCGTCCAAAAAGTCTTCCGATCATATGAAAACGCATATTCCTGCTTCCACAATGCCTTCGTCAACCTCAATCGCGAGTAGTATGGAATCCATTGTCGTGGTTGATAGAGCAGTTCAATGCGGAGGTATCTTTGATTGCTCTAACGACAGATTTGGGGTATTCAATCCTGTTCGTACTTTGGGATTCTTGATGAAGGAGCTCGAAGGACTTGTTAGAGATGAGAGATCGAGCAAAATTCTTTCTGAAATGGAACAAGCTCTATTGCGGATACCAACAGAGCCTGGAAAACCGACGCCTGCG gACGTTGACGCCATAGCACTCAGAGTACAATTGGAAGCAAGTACGGCAAAACTGGAATCAACAAGCCAGAAATTGAATGCAACTTGCGAAAGCTTGCGCGAGCAGAGAGATTCTCTGCAACA aCAAGTTCAAAAGCAGACTTCACTTTTGGAGGATGCCCGACATCGAGAGACAGTGTTGGAATCAGACTTGAAAAGAGTTCAAACGAAACTGGATGAGGCAACAACAATGGCTTCGTCGGcccaaaaaataattagtgaGTTGAAAGATGATACCAAAAGAATAGAAACGCTGCAGAAAGTTATTGCAGATCTCAGAACTGAACTGAACGACCAAATTGAGCTTGCACAGCAGCGATTTATGGAAGGACAGTACCTTAGattggagaaagaaaaattattagttCTATCAGCCTATAAAGATTCGCAACTAGCCCAACACCGCACAGCCGTCAA AGAACTTCAAATCCTGATAACTGAACAACTGACTGAGTTGCGCGAGACGTACAAAAACACAGAAGACTCCCCGGACCGTCACAGCTCGATGCTCCATGCAGGAAAGGCTTGTTCGTCTCCTACGCCAACTTCTTCCGAGCATTCCAACACTATTCAACCCTGGCATGGTCTGTCGGATATTTCGTTGTCAACTGTCGAACCGAACACTCATAATTTTGGTGATCAAAAGGCTGTAACGAGTCAAGTTAAAAATTCGTCTTTTCATGGAGAAATGGCTGGGGATTCGGAGAGGAAGCGAACGGTGAAAGACGTAAAAACACAACTGGAATTTATCAGTTTGCCTGGTGGTGAAACTGGTGAAACTTCGCGTACAATGTCGTTACCTATTTATAAAGGCGAGGAATCAAAACGCCACAGCAATGCAG GAATCGGAGATGAGGGTGAAGCAAGTTGTGATAAGAGTAATGATTTGTCCGATATTGTTGCTGGGATAGCGGAAGTAGAGAAGCCTACAACAACTGATGAaacggatggaaaaaattttgaaaaaagggatCAAAATGGCATTCGAAGTTTGTTCAAACCAAGAAAGTCTCCATTAGAAAAAACTAGGAAACATCGATCTAATAAAGATCATTCTAGGAATAAATCTGTAGCTAGAGATATTCCCACACAAAATAAGGAATATTCTTCGGGAAATCCAATAGATATTAGCATAAAGGAGCAGTTCCAAAATATCTTCAAAGACATCAGACAACAAAGCCGCATACCTGTTAATATTCCAAGTCCCCCGCGGCATTATCCTCATTCTGACTGGAGCGACAGTTCTTTACCAAGTATCAGTGGTGTTTCAGAATCTAATATTGCTTAG